TACTTTCCGGAAAACCTGTCATCAAAGGAACAAGAGTTTCTGTGGCATTTATTCTTCAATGTATCGCATCCGGTATGTCGGTAGAAGATATTCTTAAAGGTCATCCACATCTAACCCGCAAAGGTGTTTTATCAGCGATAGAATATG
The DNA window shown above is from Elusimicrobiota bacterium and carries:
- a CDS encoding DUF433 domain-containing protein — its product is MANTINLIESKPEILSGKPVIKGTRVSVAFILQCIASGMSVEDILKGHPHLTRKGVLSAIEYAAKELQGDEVYPVITVK